One region of Kangiella marina genomic DNA includes:
- the aspS gene encoding aspartate--tRNA ligase: protein MRSHYCGELSKNEENQSVTLSGWVHRRRDLGGLIFLQIRDRSGIIQVVVDPDFKELFSLAEQLRSEFVVQVKGQVRARPDDMVNKNMASGDIEVLASELEILNRAKPPAIPIDENLEASEEQRLKYRYLDLRRPEMANNLIFRHKVTSAMRRYMDEHGFIDVETPILTKATPEGARDYLVPSRVHKGSFYALPQSPQLFKQLLMMSGFDRYYQIVKCFRDEDLRADRQPEFTQLDIETSFLNQEEIMQLMEGLVRHLFNDLKGIELPEFPRMPYAEAMERYGSDKPDLRMDTELVTVDELVKDVEFKVFAGPANDDKSRVAALRVPGGAQFSRKQIDEYTKFVGVYGAKGLAWMKINGAGAEGIQSPVLKFLGEDVAMSIIEKVGAQEGDIIFFGSDTKMTVADAMGALRLKTAQDLGLVKDEWKPLWVVDFPMFEEVDGQVHALHHPFTAPKENDVEAVKQDPTGTLSKAYDMVLNGSEVGGGSVRIHDEAMQEAVFGILGIDETEQREKFGFLLDALKFGCPPHGGLAFGLDRLVMLMVNADSIRDVIAFPKTTTASCPLTQAPSNIEDKLLDELGIEIKKKGE, encoded by the coding sequence ATGCGTAGCCACTACTGTGGTGAATTATCAAAAAACGAAGAAAATCAATCAGTTACTTTGTCAGGATGGGTGCACCGTCGTCGAGACCTAGGTGGCTTAATTTTCTTACAAATAAGAGACCGTTCTGGCATTATCCAGGTCGTGGTTGATCCTGATTTTAAAGAACTTTTCAGTTTAGCCGAGCAGCTGCGCAGCGAATTCGTGGTTCAAGTTAAAGGCCAAGTGCGCGCGCGTCCTGATGATATGGTCAATAAAAACATGGCCTCAGGTGATATCGAAGTGCTGGCCAGCGAGTTAGAAATTCTTAATCGCGCCAAGCCACCAGCGATTCCAATCGATGAAAACCTAGAAGCTTCGGAAGAGCAGCGCCTGAAGTACCGCTATTTGGATTTGCGTCGTCCAGAAATGGCGAACAACTTAATTTTCCGCCATAAAGTGACGAGTGCGATGCGTCGTTACATGGATGAGCACGGTTTTATTGACGTTGAAACGCCAATTTTAACTAAGGCAACGCCGGAAGGTGCGCGTGATTACTTAGTGCCGAGCCGTGTTCACAAAGGTTCTTTTTACGCTTTGCCACAATCGCCGCAGTTGTTTAAACAGCTGTTGATGATGTCAGGCTTTGATCGTTATTACCAGATCGTCAAATGTTTCCGTGACGAAGATTTACGCGCGGATCGCCAGCCAGAATTTACCCAGCTGGATATTGAGACATCTTTCCTGAACCAAGAAGAAATCATGCAGTTGATGGAAGGCCTTGTGCGTCATCTATTTAACGATCTTAAAGGCATTGAGCTTCCTGAGTTCCCTCGCATGCCATATGCAGAAGCGATGGAGCGTTATGGCTCAGACAAGCCCGATCTTCGCATGGACACTGAGTTGGTGACGGTTGATGAGCTGGTTAAAGACGTTGAGTTTAAAGTTTTTGCAGGGCCTGCGAATGATGACAAGAGCCGTGTAGCGGCGTTGCGTGTTCCTGGTGGTGCCCAGTTCAGCCGTAAGCAAATTGATGAATACACCAAGTTTGTCGGTGTCTATGGTGCTAAAGGTTTAGCCTGGATGAAAATTAACGGGGCCGGTGCTGAAGGTATTCAAAGTCCAGTGCTGAAATTCTTGGGCGAAGATGTCGCCATGAGCATTATTGAGAAAGTTGGCGCACAAGAGGGAGATATTATCTTCTTTGGATCTGATACTAAGATGACTGTTGCTGATGCGATGGGCGCACTGCGCTTAAAAACAGCTCAAGATCTGGGCTTGGTAAAAGACGAATGGAAACCGTTATGGGTAGTCGACTTCCCGATGTTCGAAGAAGTTGATGGCCAAGTTCATGCATTGCACCATCCGTTTACAGCGCCAAAAGAAAACGATGTTGAGGCTGTTAAACAAGACCCAACAGGAACCTTATCCAAGGCCTATGATATGGTTTTAAACGGCTCTGAAGTCGGTGGCGGCTCTGTTCGTATCCATGATGAAGCGATGCAAGAAGCGGTCTTCGGTATTCTGGGTATTGATGAAACTGAACAACGTGAAAAATTCGGCTTCTTATTAGATGCCTTAAAATTCGGCTGTCCTCCTCACGGTGGATTAGCCTTTGGTTTGGATCGTCTAGTGATGTTGATGGTGAATGCAGACTCAATTCGAGACGTTATCGCATTCCCAAAAACCACAACAGCCAGTTGCCCATTAACGCAAGCACCAAGTAATATTGAAGACAAGTTACTTGATGAGTTAGGCATCGAAATTAAGAAGAAAGGCGAGTAA
- the ruvA gene encoding Holliday junction branch migration protein RuvA, which translates to MIGRIRGILIEKTPPFIIIETSAGVGYEIQVPMTTFYQLPEVGAEAVIATHLSISENLHALYGFISNKDKTLFRELIKVNGVGPKLALAILSGMEADEFVMTVHDGNVDRLVKLPGVGKKTAERLLVEMSDRLKDWSVSGLPSSGDTEAPATSAPRAGDVTQEAVSALVALGYKPQQASKAVAQVDSDGLKSEELIRLALRQLAG; encoded by the coding sequence TTGATAGGTCGAATTCGTGGAATACTGATAGAAAAAACACCGCCATTTATTATTATTGAAACCAGCGCTGGCGTGGGCTATGAAATTCAAGTGCCCATGACGACGTTTTATCAGTTACCAGAAGTGGGGGCTGAAGCAGTTATTGCGACGCACCTTTCTATCTCGGAAAACCTTCATGCGCTTTATGGTTTTATTAGTAACAAAGATAAAACACTCTTTCGCGAGCTGATTAAAGTCAACGGCGTCGGTCCAAAGCTGGCGTTAGCCATTTTATCCGGTATGGAAGCTGATGAATTTGTGATGACAGTGCATGATGGAAATGTCGATAGATTGGTAAAGTTGCCAGGCGTGGGTAAGAAAACCGCTGAGCGCCTGTTGGTTGAAATGTCAGATCGTTTAAAAGACTGGTCAGTATCAGGGTTGCCGAGTTCAGGCGATACCGAGGCACCTGCTACTAGTGCACCTCGCGCTGGTGACGTTACCCAAGAAGCGGTGAGTGCTTTGGTTGCCTTGGGATATAAACCACAGCAAGCGAGTAAAGCGGTGGCTCAAGTCGATAGCGACGGACTGAAGAGCGAAGAGTTAATTCGTTTAGCGTTAAGACAATTAGCAGGGTGA
- the ybgC gene encoding tol-pal system-associated acyl-CoA thioesterase, translated as MTQREFNWPVRVYYEDTDVAGVVFYANYLKFYERGRTEWLRSLGWEQDVLIDKGLAFAVAHVDAKYLRPARFNDELVVKTRISSVRKASVIFEQEIHRVDENSDESNDNKQQLVNKATIRVACVDMDTMTPAPMPHYLQEEIAREWC; from the coding sequence ATGACACAGCGTGAATTTAATTGGCCTGTCAGGGTCTATTACGAAGATACAGATGTGGCTGGCGTGGTTTTTTATGCCAACTATTTAAAGTTTTATGAGCGTGGTCGTACGGAATGGTTACGTTCGTTGGGCTGGGAGCAGGATGTATTAATCGACAAAGGGCTAGCGTTTGCGGTTGCTCATGTTGATGCCAAGTATCTCAGACCGGCTCGTTTTAATGATGAGTTAGTCGTCAAGACGCGAATTAGCTCCGTTAGAAAAGCGAGTGTAATTTTCGAGCAAGAGATTCATCGGGTTGATGAAAACAGTGATGAATCTAATGATAACAAACAACAACTAGTGAATAAGGCAACAATTCGGGTGGCTTGCGTTGATATGGACACCATGACGCCTGCTCCAATGCCACATTATTTACAAGAGGAGATTGCACGTGAGTGGTGCTAA
- a CDS encoding VF530 family DNA-binding protein, with protein MSEEVNYKNNPLNGVGLKALVTELVEHYGFEILHAYLNLNCFKSNPSIESSVKFLKKTDWAREKVEAFYMYQYKSLPPVSSEQFHIPPRDRIVSDAEKPGEPAKLSLEDAEKLREKRAKKAAEYNKGGGKKFGRSAGYNKNSGTPRGGSYNKRTGGGSKKSSSDSSDPWGQWKNKSKD; from the coding sequence ATGTCTGAAGAAGTCAATTATAAGAATAATCCTTTAAATGGCGTTGGCTTAAAAGCCTTAGTCACTGAACTAGTCGAGCATTATGGCTTTGAAATCCTTCACGCTTACTTAAACTTAAATTGCTTCAAGTCCAATCCGAGCATTGAATCCAGCGTTAAATTCCTTAAGAAAACCGACTGGGCGCGTGAAAAAGTCGAGGCTTTTTATATGTATCAATACAAAAGCTTGCCGCCGGTATCGTCCGAGCAGTTTCATATCCCACCCCGCGACCGAATCGTTTCCGACGCAGAAAAACCGGGAGAGCCGGCTAAGTTGAGCTTAGAAGACGCTGAAAAGCTACGTGAGAAGCGCGCTAAGAAAGCCGCTGAATACAACAAAGGCGGGGGCAAAAAGTTTGGGCGAAGCGCTGGCTATAACAAAAATTCTGGCACTCCGCGCGGTGGTAGCTATAATAAAAGAACCGGCGGTGGTTCTAAAAAGAGCTCATCGGATAGCAGCGATCCTTGGGGTCAATGGAAAAATAAGTCAAAAGACTAG
- a CDS encoding ATP-binding cassette domain-containing protein — translation MLFFENMALRRGKKVLFEDASFIINPKDKVGVTGANGTGKSSLFALIRGELEEDSGNFSMAGNVTISSVRQETPAVETSALEYVIEGDVELVEIEAALAKAEAEEDGNAIGKLHQQLDTIQGYSARARAGALMHGLGFTAEQEQLPVSSFSGGWRMRLNLAQALMCRSDLLLLDEPTNHLDFEAVVWLEKWLESYQGAVLLISHDRDFLDRVIDRVAHIEQQHIKLYSGNYSSFELQRAEQLAQQQANYERQQKEIAHMQSYVDRFKAKASKAKQAQSRVKALERMEKISAAHVDSPFNFNFPELGHVPSPLLQLKEVNAGYEVESDTEDGQVTILNKVGFTLLPNDRIGLLGKNGAGKSTLIKVLAGELAIQAGERVEAKHLNIGYFAQHQLEQLHPQMSPIQHLQREYPDATEQELRNFLGGFDFNGDKALEPVAPFSGGEKARLVLALLVYSKPNVLLLDEPTNHLDLEMRHAMNVALQGFEGAVVLVSHDKHMLRTVTDDLFLVADGGVKPFEGDLDDYAKWALEQSSLERRSNREKADSMSSESQPDMSGKEVSRKEQRRIDAEKRKALQPLKNKLRKVEQEMDKVQKRKAELDDLMADQSLYEEVNKGKLAELSGEYGEVNQRLETLEEDWLMLNEELEGA, via the coding sequence ATGCTGTTTTTCGAGAACATGGCGCTTCGCCGTGGTAAAAAAGTGTTATTTGAAGACGCGAGTTTTATCATCAACCCGAAAGATAAGGTTGGTGTGACTGGTGCTAATGGCACCGGTAAGTCGTCGTTGTTCGCGTTGATCCGTGGGGAGCTTGAGGAGGATTCGGGCAATTTCTCGATGGCGGGGAATGTGACGATTTCGAGCGTGCGTCAGGAGACGCCTGCGGTTGAAACCTCGGCGCTGGAGTATGTGATTGAGGGCGATGTTGAGCTTGTTGAGATTGAGGCGGCTTTGGCGAAGGCGGAAGCTGAGGAAGACGGTAATGCGATTGGTAAGCTTCACCAGCAGTTAGACACGATTCAGGGGTATTCGGCACGAGCACGAGCTGGGGCTTTGATGCATGGTCTGGGCTTTACCGCCGAGCAGGAGCAGTTACCAGTATCGAGTTTTTCGGGCGGTTGGCGGATGCGTTTGAACTTAGCGCAGGCGTTGATGTGTCGTTCGGATTTGTTATTGCTCGATGAGCCGACTAACCACTTGGATTTCGAGGCGGTGGTGTGGCTGGAAAAGTGGTTAGAATCTTACCAAGGCGCAGTTTTATTGATTTCGCACGATAGGGATTTCCTTGACCGCGTGATTGATCGTGTGGCGCATATCGAGCAACAGCACATCAAGTTATACAGCGGTAATTATTCGAGCTTTGAGCTCCAGCGCGCAGAGCAGTTGGCGCAGCAGCAAGCGAATTACGAACGCCAGCAGAAAGAAATTGCGCACATGCAGTCTTACGTGGATCGCTTTAAAGCGAAAGCGAGCAAGGCCAAGCAGGCGCAAAGCCGCGTTAAGGCTTTGGAGCGCATGGAGAAAATTTCTGCGGCGCATGTCGACTCACCATTTAATTTTAATTTTCCAGAGTTGGGCCATGTGCCGAGCCCTTTATTGCAGCTAAAAGAAGTCAATGCTGGTTATGAGGTAGAGAGCGATACAGAAGACGGGCAAGTAACGATTCTGAATAAAGTGGGCTTTACTTTACTGCCCAATGATCGAATTGGTCTTTTGGGAAAAAACGGCGCGGGTAAATCGACTTTAATTAAAGTGTTGGCGGGGGAGCTAGCGATTCAGGCGGGCGAGCGTGTCGAGGCCAAGCATTTAAACATTGGTTATTTCGCGCAGCATCAATTGGAACAGTTGCATCCGCAAATGTCACCGATTCAGCACTTACAGCGTGAATATCCAGACGCGACTGAGCAGGAGTTACGCAATTTTTTAGGTGGCTTTGACTTTAATGGCGACAAAGCGCTAGAGCCAGTGGCACCGTTTTCGGGTGGTGAAAAAGCGCGTTTGGTGTTGGCGTTATTAGTGTACTCCAAGCCGAATGTACTGTTGCTTGATGAACCGACTAACCACTTGGACTTGGAAATGCGCCATGCCATGAACGTGGCGTTGCAGGGTTTCGAAGGCGCGGTGGTGCTGGTGTCGCACGATAAGCACATGCTTCGTACTGTAACCGATGATTTATTTTTAGTCGCTGATGGCGGCGTCAAGCCGTTCGAGGGTGACTTGGACGATTATGCCAAATGGGCGCTGGAGCAGTCGTCTCTGGAGCGACGCTCGAATAGAGAAAAAGCAGACAGCATGTCTTCAGAGTCACAACCTGACATGTCTGGGAAAGAAGTCTCGCGTAAAGAGCAGCGTAGAATTGATGCCGAAAAGCGTAAAGCCTTGCAGCCATTGAAAAACAAGCTGCGAAAAGTTGAGCAGGAAATGGATAAGGTACAAAAACGCAAAGCCGAGCTTGATGACCTCATGGCAGATCAAAGCCTGTATGAAGAAGTGAATAAAGGCAAGTTGGCGGAGCTCAGCGGAGAGTATGGCGAGGTGAACCAACGCTTGGAAACCCTGGAAGAAGATTGGTTGATGTTGAATGAGGAGTTGGAAGGGGCTTAA
- a CDS encoding YebC/PmpR family DNA-binding transcriptional regulator, with protein sequence MAGHSKWANIKHRKAAQDAKRGKIFTKIIRELVVAAREGGGDPNDNPRLRAAMDKALGANMKKDTIEKAIDRGTGNAEGDNYEELNYEGYGPGGVAILVECMTDNKNRTVGEVRHAFTKHGGNLGTSGSVAYLFDKRGQFVFGDNFKEDELMEAALEAGAEDFIAHDDGSFEVLTTPEDYLDVKDALKQAGFEAENAEVTMLPSTQAELDVSEGAKVIRLIDRLEELDDTQNVYTNADIPAESYDNL encoded by the coding sequence ATGGCGGGTCACAGTAAATGGGCAAACATCAAGCACCGCAAAGCAGCCCAAGACGCAAAACGTGGAAAAATCTTTACTAAAATTATTCGTGAGCTAGTCGTAGCTGCGCGCGAAGGTGGCGGCGACCCTAATGATAATCCTCGTCTACGTGCCGCCATGGATAAAGCGCTTGGCGCTAACATGAAAAAAGACACCATCGAAAAAGCGATTGACCGCGGTACTGGTAACGCCGAAGGTGATAACTACGAAGAGTTGAACTACGAAGGTTATGGCCCGGGTGGTGTCGCGATTCTTGTTGAATGCATGACTGATAATAAAAACCGTACTGTAGGTGAAGTTCGCCATGCGTTTACTAAGCATGGTGGCAATTTAGGCACGAGCGGTTCCGTTGCTTACTTGTTTGATAAACGCGGTCAGTTTGTCTTTGGTGATAATTTTAAAGAAGACGAGCTGATGGAAGCGGCTTTAGAAGCCGGAGCAGAAGATTTTATTGCTCATGATGACGGTTCTTTCGAGGTGTTAACCACACCGGAAGATTACTTAGACGTCAAAGATGCGCTTAAACAAGCAGGTTTTGAAGCCGAGAATGCCGAAGTGACTATGTTGCCATCGACTCAAGCTGAGCTAGACGTATCCGAAGGTGCGAAAGTGATTCGGTTGATTGATCGTCTAGAAGAACTCGACGATACGCAAAATGTGTATACAAACGCTGATATTCCAGCAGAATCCTACGACAATTTATAA
- the ruvC gene encoding crossover junction endodeoxyribonuclease RuvC, producing MAIILGIDPGSRITGFGIIEVGGDIPANKPKYITSGCIRIKDESLDLKLKQIFDSVCELILEFKPDEFAIESVFMSKNADSALKLGQARGAAIVGASHYALPVFEYPARKVKQSVVGTGGADKTQVQHMVKMLLKLPSSPQADAADALAIALCHANTSQGLAQLKGAKTIARGRLR from the coding sequence GTGGCGATAATTCTAGGAATAGACCCCGGCTCGCGCATCACAGGCTTTGGTATTATCGAAGTCGGCGGTGATATTCCTGCCAACAAACCTAAGTACATTACCAGCGGTTGTATTCGCATTAAAGATGAGTCGCTGGATCTTAAGCTGAAGCAAATCTTTGATAGTGTGTGTGAACTTATTCTTGAGTTTAAGCCTGATGAATTCGCTATTGAGTCGGTATTTATGTCGAAAAACGCAGACTCGGCGCTAAAGCTCGGGCAGGCTCGTGGTGCTGCCATTGTCGGGGCATCGCATTACGCCTTGCCTGTTTTTGAGTATCCAGCAAGGAAAGTCAAACAGTCGGTGGTAGGAACGGGCGGAGCCGATAAAACTCAAGTGCAGCACATGGTTAAAATGCTTCTAAAATTACCTTCAAGCCCACAAGCTGACGCGGCAGATGCGTTAGCAATCGCATTATGTCACGCCAATACCAGCCAAGGTTTAGCGCAGTTGAAAGGGGCAAAAACAATAGCAAGAGGACGATTACGTTGA
- a CDS encoding type II CAAX endopeptidase family protein yields MLASSTDAKKQDVTVNRVQPNNIQTISKSRWFATLGLGSLLFAIALFASHSYPSIFLDLPMSGFTFAYVAPVFLILTLLAVFLSLKLVNYNFSDIGLSFRAFGKEALIGLLVASAWTLLQFFVIIPATGGAERMDIVANLEQLGTDYAGLFAFLLMAILGGGIAEEVFFRGFFLTSLRNSFGNSQVATALAVIITTIVFALLHGYQGWIGILDTAVFGGLSMSLLYLWRKNLTACIVAHGLYDVFAVLILFFYF; encoded by the coding sequence ATGCTGGCGTCATCAACTGATGCCAAAAAACAGGACGTTACCGTGAATAGAGTGCAGCCAAACAACATTCAAACGATATCAAAAAGCAGATGGTTTGCGACATTAGGTCTTGGTAGTTTGTTGTTCGCAATCGCTCTCTTCGCCTCACACAGTTACCCCAGTATTTTCCTAGACCTGCCTATGAGCGGATTTACCTTTGCTTATGTCGCGCCGGTTTTTCTGATATTAACGCTTTTGGCTGTCTTTTTATCCCTTAAGCTTGTGAATTATAACTTTAGCGATATTGGCCTAAGCTTTCGAGCTTTTGGAAAGGAAGCACTGATAGGTTTGTTAGTCGCCTCTGCTTGGACGCTACTTCAATTTTTTGTGATTATCCCTGCAACAGGGGGCGCAGAAAGAATGGATATTGTGGCTAACCTAGAGCAGCTTGGGACAGACTACGCAGGGCTTTTTGCCTTTCTATTGATGGCCATCTTAGGAGGTGGTATTGCAGAAGAGGTATTTTTCAGAGGATTCTTCCTAACCAGCCTTCGTAACAGTTTTGGAAACAGTCAAGTTGCTACCGCATTAGCTGTCATCATAACCACCATCGTATTTGCTCTACTTCATGGTTACCAAGGTTGGATCGGTATTTTGGATACCGCGGTCTTTGGCGGCTTATCGATGTCACTACTGTATTTATGGCGCAAGAATCTAACCGCTTGTATTGTGGCGCATGGACTTTATGACGTATTCGCTGTGTTGATCTTATTTTTCTACTTCTAG
- a CDS encoding tetratricopeptide repeat protein: MGLKSFLFLTSAMLLTVVHANEPTVEITGERISKEELEALEPVTVISAEDIEGADGSTTVAELLKNITLKHAFSLTDEEQYDKGYEFYQNDDYFMAYSFFYPLAEKGDSYAQFYVAYMNDMGLGREANKVEAIRWYKKSADQGIATAQNNLGNMYHHGEGVAQNLEKAVHWYSEAVLNGNAQAQFNLGQLYDSGEQVEQDYFRAAELYKMAAVQGHADAAYYMALSYKEGDLFEKDVNQYVNWLFRAADYGQMEAMYDVGLAYFEGNGLPQNDEKASQWFLKSGESGFAQGFYSHGWMLSNGRGHEEDSALAHSFFLKSAEQEYLEAMYQVGANYLYGYGITPDFSQAYSWLSKAAEQEHLDAITELGNIYHQGAGVPANISKARELWLKAATKDNVYAQYNLGSLYEKGFGIPQNFKESFKWYLKAAEQGELDAQVKVAKMYRAGLGVERDLEKYRSWILEAAARGSADAKEEERSWEEKEADNKGSQSSNR; encoded by the coding sequence ATGGGTCTTAAGAGCTTCCTTTTCTTAACCAGCGCAATGCTTCTGACCGTGGTTCATGCAAACGAGCCGACGGTTGAGATCACTGGCGAAAGAATATCTAAAGAGGAACTTGAGGCACTTGAACCTGTTACTGTGATTTCAGCTGAGGATATCGAAGGCGCCGACGGCAGTACAACGGTCGCTGAACTTCTCAAGAACATCACGTTGAAACATGCTTTCTCACTGACTGATGAAGAGCAATACGATAAAGGCTATGAGTTTTATCAGAATGATGATTACTTTATGGCCTACTCGTTTTTTTACCCTTTAGCAGAAAAGGGTGACAGTTACGCTCAGTTTTATGTGGCTTACATGAACGATATGGGCCTTGGGCGCGAAGCCAATAAAGTAGAGGCCATACGTTGGTATAAAAAATCCGCAGATCAAGGAATCGCGACTGCGCAGAATAATCTAGGCAATATGTATCATCACGGCGAAGGTGTTGCGCAAAATCTTGAGAAAGCGGTTCATTGGTACTCTGAGGCAGTGCTAAATGGGAATGCCCAGGCCCAATTTAATTTAGGCCAGCTTTACGATAGCGGCGAACAAGTTGAGCAGGACTATTTCCGAGCTGCTGAGTTATATAAGATGGCTGCTGTCCAAGGTCATGCCGATGCCGCTTATTACATGGCGCTCTCCTATAAAGAGGGCGACTTGTTCGAAAAGGACGTTAACCAGTATGTGAATTGGCTATTCCGTGCGGCAGATTACGGCCAAATGGAGGCGATGTATGATGTGGGACTGGCCTATTTTGAAGGAAATGGGTTGCCCCAAAATGACGAAAAAGCATCGCAATGGTTCCTAAAGTCCGGTGAATCTGGGTTTGCTCAAGGTTTTTATAGCCATGGCTGGATGTTAAGCAACGGAAGAGGTCATGAGGAAGACTCAGCGCTGGCGCACAGCTTCTTCCTTAAATCAGCGGAGCAAGAATATTTAGAAGCGATGTACCAAGTGGGTGCTAACTACCTTTATGGTTATGGGATAACGCCAGATTTTAGCCAAGCCTACTCTTGGTTATCAAAGGCCGCTGAACAGGAACATTTAGACGCCATCACTGAGCTCGGGAATATTTATCATCAAGGGGCCGGTGTTCCCGCCAATATCAGTAAGGCGCGAGAGTTGTGGCTTAAAGCTGCGACAAAAGACAATGTCTATGCGCAATACAACTTGGGGAGCCTTTATGAAAAAGGTTTTGGTATTCCGCAAAATTTTAAAGAATCTTTTAAATGGTACTTAAAAGCTGCCGAACAAGGTGAGTTAGACGCACAAGTCAAAGTGGCCAAAATGTATCGCGCTGGTTTAGGAGTAGAGCGCGACCTTGAGAAATATCGCAGTTGGATCTTAGAGGCTGCGGCCAGAGGTTCAGCAGATGCCAAAGAAGAAGAACGTTCTTGGGAAGAAAAAGAGGCCGACAACAAGGGTTCTCAATCGTCCAATCGATAG
- the ruvB gene encoding Holliday junction branch migration DNA helicase RuvB, whose protein sequence is MIEHDRIINPTETTDEEQLDRAIRPTTLQDYVGQEKVREQMEIFLKAAQMRKEALDHVLIFGPPGLGKTTLSNIIANEMNVGIKHTSGPVLEKAGDLAAMLTNLEPNDVLFIDEIHRLSPHVEEVLYPAMEDYQLDIMIGEGPAARSIKVELPPFTLVGATTRAGLLTSPLRDRFGIVQRLEFYNIKDLTGIVMRSAKILGLQIEESGALEIARRSRGTPRIANRLLRRVRDFAEIKSDGLITDKVADRALDMLDVDAKGFDTMDRKLLLTIIEKFSGGPVGLDTLAAAIGEERDTIDDVLEPFLIQQGFIQRTPRGRVATKHAYEHFGIIPSSDGSFDK, encoded by the coding sequence ATGATTGAACATGACAGAATAATAAATCCGACCGAAACCACTGACGAAGAGCAGCTTGATCGCGCTATTCGCCCGACGACTTTGCAAGATTACGTGGGGCAGGAAAAAGTCCGTGAGCAGATGGAGATTTTCCTTAAAGCGGCTCAGATGCGTAAAGAAGCGTTGGATCATGTTCTTATCTTCGGCCCTCCTGGCCTCGGTAAAACCACTCTATCTAACATTATTGCTAACGAGATGAATGTGGGTATTAAACATACCTCGGGCCCTGTTTTGGAAAAAGCGGGCGATCTAGCGGCGATGTTGACCAACCTTGAGCCGAATGACGTTTTATTTATTGATGAAATTCATCGCCTGAGCCCTCATGTTGAAGAGGTACTTTATCCGGCGATGGAGGATTATCAGCTGGATATCATGATCGGTGAGGGGCCAGCGGCACGTTCGATCAAGGTCGAGTTACCACCGTTTACGTTAGTTGGCGCGACGACTCGTGCTGGTCTGTTAACCTCCCCACTGCGTGATCGTTTCGGCATTGTGCAGCGACTTGAGTTCTACAATATCAAAGATCTGACCGGCATCGTCATGCGCTCGGCGAAGATTTTGGGCTTGCAGATTGAAGAGTCGGGTGCGCTTGAAATCGCACGCCGTTCGCGTGGTACGCCTCGTATCGCCAACCGTTTACTACGCCGAGTACGTGATTTTGCCGAAATTAAGTCTGATGGCTTGATTACGGATAAGGTGGCGGATCGAGCACTGGATATGCTGGATGTTGATGCTAAGGGCTTCGACACCATGGATCGAAAGTTACTGTTAACCATTATTGAAAAGTTCAGCGGTGGTCCCGTGGGCTTGGACACATTAGCCGCGGCAATTGGCGAAGAGCGCGACACGATTGATGACGTGTTAGAGCCATTTTTGATTCAGCAAGGCTTTATTCAGCGGACGCCTAGAGGCCGCGTAGCGACTAAACATGCCTATGAGCACTTTGGAATCATCCCTTCTTCGGATGGTTCTTTTGATAAATAA
- a CDS encoding RNA-binding protein, with amino-acid sequence MKLLVRNLARSTTEEQVKALFEEYGTVQWCNLIMDKATGKSKGFGFVEMPKPGEAKVAVKNLNARNVEGNKIRVKKAEDKDE; translated from the coding sequence ATGAAATTATTGGTTAGAAACCTCGCTCGTTCGACTACTGAAGAGCAAGTTAAAGCGTTATTTGAAGAGTATGGCACTGTTCAGTGGTGTAACTTAATTATGGACAAAGCCACGGGAAAGTCGAAGGGCTTTGGTTTTGTAGAGATGCCTAAGCCTGGCGAAGCAAAGGTAGCGGTTAAGAACTTAAATGCTCGTAATGTTGAGGGTAATAAAATCCGCGTAAAGAAAGCGGAAGATAAAGACGAGTAA